GTGGGGCCATGctggggagagtggggaggacagaacaggagggaggggatgccGTGGAAGACACCAGCTGCATCTGTCCCTCTACTTATTCCTATTCATCTGTCCAtaacccacccacccacccatccatccaccggGCCACCCCTGTCCATCTGTCTACCACTTACTTTCACCCACTACCCACCCCATCTACATGTCCATCTGACCACGCACACCTTGTAGGTCTGCCTGCTCCCATCTGACTAACCGTCTACCCATCTCTGTTCCCCTACCAGCTCTGTTTGATCATACACTGAGAAAGCCCCATCCATGCGACCACCTGTCCACCTGCCTGTCtgcccatccttccatccatccgcccacctggccccgcccccacctgctCAGGTGCTCACCTTATAGAAGAACCCCAGTCCAGCGCGGGGCTCTCCCTCTGAAGACGCTTCCTCCTCTAAGGAATCCTCAGCCCCAGGGgggctcccatctccctcctcctcagCCGCTGGCTCCTCCAGGCTGCTCAGTGGGATCTCGATGAGGCCGGGCCGTGCCGTGGGCTCCTCGGGGGGCGGCCCCTCAGCCAGGAGGATGGAGGAGCGCGTCTGCACCGGCACCTGGCTCGGCGAGAACTTGCGCAGGTGGGGGAGGCTGTCCACGTCGTGCGGGGGCGTGAGCACCCTGGTCAGGGGCGCCAGCCGCAGCTCTGCTGGCCGCGCGTGTTTGGGGCTgcggggggtggggctgggccccGGGCTGGGGCCTGGCCCGTGGCTGCGCCGGGCAGCTGGGGTGCGCCGGGCGGGGCTGGGGGATGCAGCTTTGGGGCCCGTTGTGGGACCGGGGATGACCCACGCGGCGGCCGCGGGAGTAGGGGCGGCCGCGGAGGACTCAGGTGGGGCCAGGAGCCGCTGCTGCTGGTCTGTGAGCCTCTGCATGTCCCGTTGCAGAGAGTTCAGCGCTGCGCTCAGCTTGCTCACTGCCCGGTTATAGTCCCCCAGTCCTTCGGGGGGCACCGGGCCCAGTTCTGGTGAGAAGGTCACCGCCTTTGGCCGTGGGGACGGCTCTCCCTGGCCCTCACCTGCTGGCCGCTCCCCGCCAGGGGCCGGGCCCAGCTCTGCCTCCGCTTCCCCACCGGCCTCCCGGGGCTGCACCTGCAGGAAAGCATTCTTGCCCAGTCGCTGGCGGTGCTTGGCAAAGATGGCCTCGATCCGTCGCTTCTGGGCCTCGATGGCCCGGCGTTTCTCCTCTAGCCGGGCTCCAAGCTCACTCATCTCTGAGCTCAGGGCCTCCGGTGCCCCCGGGGTGGCCACGGGGGACCCGGCTTCAACCTCGGCCTTCACCAGCTGCTTCTTGCGTTCAGCAAAGCTGGTCATTTTCACTTCGGAGTTGCTGGCTGCTGGGGACGAAGCTGCCACCTTCGGGGAACCCTCAGGCAGGGCTGGTGGTTTTGATACCTCCCCGGCTGGACAGGGAGCCGGTTTTGAGGGGCCCTCGGGGTGGGGCAAGTAGGCAGGTACTTTGGTGGGCCCGTCAGGCAGTGGTTTCGAGGCCCCCTCTGGTGGGTAGGGGGAAGCCAGCGGCAGTTTGGAGGACCCCTCGGGGGAGTGGAGGTAGAAGCTGCCATCGGCAGCCCCGTCTGGGAGCAGCCGGGGCTCGGCACTGTGGATGATCTGCAGGGCCTCCTCGATGGTAGGCAGGTCGCCAGTCTCCGGGGGTGGCTGCGCGGGGGTCCGGGCTGGCACAGGGCGCTGGGGACCCAGGCTGTCTGAGCTGACGGAGCGCAGTAGGACGGGGTCTCCCATGACAACATCCACGTCGCTGTCCAGGCCAAAGGGGGTGCTGAACGACACGGCCTGGGAAAGGGGACGGCTGGGCGGCCGGAGGGAAGGGTCAGCCCCTGGGACAGGTCCAGGCCCCACCCAGGCCCATCTGACTCCATTACCCGGGCCCTTTCGATGTGCTCACCTGAGTTGACGGTTCCAGGCTTTGCCGAGGGCCTCCATGTGGGACATGGACGGGGAGGACTTCAGCGAGCCTAGGGAGGGGTGATAAGTGGTCATTCTGGGGTCACTGGGGACCCTGGGTGGGGTGAGCCATGGGGTGTCAGTGGATGAGTCACTGATGGGGCATTATGTGGATGGATAGCTGGGGGCCACATGGTGTCACTAGGGGGTCCTTGTGAGCCCCTGGGGAGGTCACTGTGGGGGCCAGTGAATGTCACCAAGGAAGTCATTCAGGCACCAGACAGACCCAATGGAGGGGTCACAAGGTGCCCACATGAGGTCAGCAGGGGCAGTCTTTGGGTGCCAGTGATAAGCCATCCCCCTGCCCTCACCTGTGGATCCTCGGAGTGGGGACTGGGGGCCACCAGCTGACAGGAGTGGATGGCGGAAATTGAAGACAGGAGAGCTGCCAAGAGAGGTGTGTCAGCTAAGGgtccccccatccccctcccctacCCTTCTTGGGAGTGGAGACCAGAGTACCCCCCAACACTTCCCCTCTAGCCAACCCAGCAGGAGGAGGGACCCAGCAGGAGGAGGAGCCCATCGTGGCTGGGAAGTCTCCACCCACCAGGGGATGTACCTGCTGCCACTGTTGTTCTGGGGAGTAGAGGCCTCTGTGGCCTGGGGGGAGGCGGCTGCATGCAGAGCAGAGAGTCAGGCAGGGCTTGGTCTTATCCCCACCATCCCCCtcaaccccatcccaccccaggtCTGGGGCCAGGCCTTCCTTACCGTGACCATCGGGCAGATCCTTGACCTGCACAAAGTCGGGTTTCAGCACCTCGAAGCACATGAACAACTCAGCCAGCAGCACCATCAGGTTGATCTGGAGGCAAGAGGCAGAGTCAGTCGCCCGGACCCACGGCCCCGGATGCCCATGAGGCCCACGAGGTAGCCTTACCTTGAGGGGTGGTGGGACATAGAGAAGGTCCTCCAAGGACAGCGGGCAGCCCCGAGGGAGGCGGGAGGCACAGAAATCCTGCACCAGCTGGAGGTTGTACAGGCTGTCCGCCACAGACATGGGGTCCTTGAGGCATACCTCTGTAGGGACAGGATGCCTGGGTCCCTGGCTCTCCAGGAGAGAGGACGGGGTCCCAGCACACAGTATACACGGACACCTTCGACTGATGAGCTGAGCCAGGCCCCCTTCACAGGTGGGTGTCGTGACAGGCTGTCTGTCCGTCAGGTCTTTGCATCTACTCTCCCCACTGCCTGGAATGCTAGTCCCCCTAGAACTCAACTCAAAAGGCTTCTGACTACCCAGCACCTAACAGAGTACCTAACATGCAGAACATTCCTCTAGATGAACTGACGGTTCATTCTCTCAACTAGGATGTGAGCTGCctgaggccaggggcaggacTATATTGTTTTCGTTGGATCTCTTGGTGCCTAAAATAGGATCTGGCACACAGTTTGTACTCTGCTTATATTTGCTGCAGGACTGAATtatggaatcaaacagtatggctcagatggtaaagaatcttcctgcaatgcaggagacctgggttcgatccctgggttggcaagatccccaggaggagggcatgacaacccactccagtattcttgcctggagaatcccatgggcagaggagcctggcggtctacagtggggtcacagagtgtcagacacgactgagcaattaacacacactgAATTATAGGCAGCACAGAGAGGTTTAGACACTTgggcaaggtcacacagctcattaATAGAAGAGAGaggttcaaactcaggtctaccAATCCTGGGAGCTACACTTACAATCTCTGCGATACTCTGGGGCCAGGAGCCAAGGCCTGGGTGCCAGGCTCATCAGGACAGGATCTGGCTCGGACCCGTTCACTCACCCTCAAGTCGCAAGAGCTGGGGACAGTAGCAATGGATTGTGGCAGCCAGCGCAGCCCCACTTGCCAGGTCTTGGAGGCTGGTCACCGTTGGAAAGCAGGGGGCGCGTCGGGCCACAGCGCGGTCCTTGCGATATCGAATCTGCGGGTGGGAGCCGTGTCAGGTCAGAGGTCGGGCTGGCCCCCAAGTTAGCAGTCATGCAAGCTGTGTGGGGAGGCCTGGGGTTTCTACCACGGAGGGGCGTGAAGCCAGAGGGGGGTCCCAGAGCCAGAGTGGGAAGGGGGCCAGCCTGGAgcagggtggggaagggcagCAGCAAGAGGCAGAGGAGGTGTCCGCGAGCAGCCAGGCCAGCagcgggggctgggggcagagactCCTGTGACTCTGGGGCGGGGGATACATTACCATGGGGGGTTTGCTCCCCGACTCCTTCAAACAGAAGGCAATTGCGTGCTGGGGGGGAGAGGAGCAGCCGTCAGCGGGGCGGGAGGGGTGCTGACTTGCTGGGCCCCCAAGCACACCTCCAGGATGGGGGACGGCCCTGACCCCTGTCCTGAGCCCTGGCCGTCCAGCTCCCTGGCTGTGTTCTGGCCGGCTTTGGGGACCCCAGCACCTCCCAGCACGGAGGGACCCAACAGAGCAGCCTCTCATGCAGAaagccctccccacccactcaAAAGACCCAGGCCCCAGCTGGGGCAGGGGATGCAGAGGAAGCAGGTAGGCAGGAGAGGAGCCCCCAACCCAGGCCCTAGGGTGGGGGAAAGGAGAAGGCCCTGAAGTGAGCAAAGGCAGGGGCTTCAGCCCAaagcacccccaccctcaccccacttGCAGTGGTCACTTTCCCCTTGTTGCACTTCAGGGATGGACACCCCACTGCCTCCAGAGCTGGGAGCAGGGAGCTGTCCTTAGGGAAGCTGGAGGCTCAGTTAAGGAGGTTCCTCTCCCCTCTTTTGGGTTTGAGGATCTTCCTCTTGGCCAGAGGGGTCTTCTCCCTGTGCCCTGCCTGCTGGGGTCAGGATCCATGTGTCTGATGGGCTGGGGTCCTCCCTTCAGAAGCCCCAGAGGTCTCCCCACCTCGGCTCAGGGGGACAAGCCTTGGATTACTGGGAGGGGGAGTCATATACCAGGGGAGAAGTAAGAGCAGAGATGACCCTCTTGCCTTGGTTCCCCAAAGGGCTTGTCTCTGTCCCCCAGGGCTGGGTCCCACTTCCTTTGCTCATAACAGGGAGCAGGGGAGAATAGGAGAGGGAACGGGACAGGCAGGCAGAAAGACACACAGACAGCGACAAGCAGGGCAGGCAGACAGGGAGGAGAGACGGCCCCACTTACAGGAACCAGCTTCCAGTACCAGCGTGTGGGGCACTGAtgccagagaggcagagaggagagtgTGGCAGGAGTAGGCAGAGGcaagagggcagagagagagagagagagtcatttCCGGCCCCCCCAAGAGCAGGAATGGCCTTGAGGCACAGCCCCGACCTGCCCATCCAGCCCTCAAAGAtccgcccctccctccttccatccaTCACCCCAGCCTCACCGAAGGCTGTGCTGGGGCCACCCCATCTGCAGGGGCCACCGGAGATGCTCTCTGGGCAGCTTCCTGCTCCGTCTTCTCCTGCAGCCGCCGGATGGTCTGCGGAACAGAGAAAGGTTAGCGCTCCAGTCGCTGGACCGGTCCTGGccgcccgcccccctccccatcttggcCCAAATCCCACCTACCGTGTCTACCCAGAAAAGGAGCTTGTGCTCCAAGCTGGCTAGGGCCAAGGGACCAGGCAGTGTCTTTGTCCACTCGAAGGCGAAGGCAACCATGAGGGCATCAATGACAGCTAGGTGGGCTCCCTGTGGGGGCAAGGGCTGAAGGGTGAGCCCAGAGCGCAGGTTGGAGGCctccaagggaaaagaaacaggaaaaacctGGAGGTGGGAGGGTCTTGTAGTGAAACGGGCTTTGGGAAGCAGGCCAAGCTTGAAAGGGAAAGTTAAAAgtcgctcagtgtccgactctttgcgacctcatggactatacagcccatggaattctccaggccagaatacttagAGGTCACAAACTAGGCCTTAGCGATCTGGCGGCCAAAGTAGCGCCTTTTTGGGAGGCGCCAGACTTGGTAGGAAGAGCCAGGCCTGATGGGCGGAGccttggtgggggaggggccttgtttggcggggcggggcctggctgggcaggggcggggcctaCCATGAGGATAGGCTGGTGCCTCAGGTCGGCCTCCTGCACCGGGCGCTCGGGCAGCGCAGGCACTGTGCCCCTCCGTGCCAGCAGTGCCAGAAGCGCAGAGGGGCTAGGGGGCGCTTCGAGCTGCGGCAGCGCCTGGCGCCAGGCCCGGCAGTACAGCTCGGCCGAGAGCAGCAGCCGTGTCACCGGGGGCTTCACGTGCTCCTGGGCGTACTGATCCGTGTAGAAGGGCTCCCACAGCTCCGAGGGCACATGCTCTGTGGGGGCGGAGTGGGGGTAATGGCAGGGTCAGGGCCACGGGGCACAAACCCCCAtacttgcaaccccgtggactgcatagcctaccaggctcctctgtccatggaattctccaggcaagaatactgaagtgggtagtcattcccttctccaggacccagggatcaacccagggattgaacccggaatTCCAggatcgcaggcagattctttcccgtctgagccaccagggaagcccttacatacAATTACATGGCCCCAATTAAagcagggggtgggtggggtgtggGTTGGGGCAGGTCTGTTACCAAGAAGGATGGCACCAAGATGGGAGAATAGGGGACCTGGGCTAAGACAAGAGGCGCACATGTGGGGGAGTTTCCCAGAGTAAGGGATGACGGTGTTTCTGCATACTAagaagagagggtgggacagagCACCTTGCCTAGAGGAGATGGCGGTCTCTTGGACCCAGAGTGGAAATGGAGGTCAGATAGGCGGGGTCTTGTAGCCACGCCTCTCGCCCTCACCTAAGGGCAACAGTGACTAGAAGGGTTAATGGACCTCCCTGGTGCTTCTTACCACCCTGAGTGGACTCGCTTCCCCTTACAGCAACCCTACGAAGAGGCAGCCTGGGCACACGTGGCAACTccgctttacagatgaggaaacctagtcaccaaggccacacagctcatCAAGGCTGggactgggggacttccctggggggccAGTAGCTGAGACTCCGcacacccctggtcagggaactagatccacatgcctcaactaagagttcacatggcGCTACTAAAtatccaaacaaataaatattaaaaaaaaaaaaaaaaaaaggttgggactgggattcaaacccaggtctcaaggAGACTACACCCTTAGAGTGAAGGCTGGAGGTGGGATGAGCTGTGGAGTGGGGGTCTGGCTGGAGGGGCATAGAATACAGGAGGGGACAGACTGCAAACACATTGAGAGGGGTGAATAGCCTGAACTTGGTGACtgaagggaggaggtggggggagagaggcacCCAGAGCCCTATTTGGAGGGGGAAGGCAGATGGGAGAAACAGGGTGTTGGCTGAGATGGGGGTACAGGATGGCCTGGGACTTAGAGGCAGCCATGGAAACTCTGAAAGAGAGGGGCAAGGTAAGAAGAGGAGGCTTGAGGAAGCCCCAGGGTGAGGGGGGCAGTAGCAGAACCCCAACCAAGTAGAACCCAAGGGTGAGGAGGAGAAAAATCAGAGCCACTAGAAGATTCTGGAAGTAGAGAAGGAGGATCCAACTGAGTTGGATCTGCCCTCCTGGGCCTTCCAGGGAGGCCCCAAGTCTTATCCCAGTCAGAGCCGCTGCTCTGTACACTTGGGTTCTGCCTGTGTTGGAAGAATGCGAGGAGGTGGGATTATACCGCTTAGAAACATCTGAACATGACATACCAGGCCTTCCTCAGGTGCCTGAATTCACAGCAGTGCTGCCCCCAGATCCTGGCCCTCAGCTACAAGGACCCAGGCACCCTTGCCTTCAACCCCTCTGCCCCCTCTGATCTTTCCCCACCCTTTAAACTCACACTTGACCTTCCCACTTAATACCAAAACTTTGTTAAGAGTTGGGCCATCTCCCTGCCCCTTCAAGGAAAAGTTCTCCAAAGCGACAGATTATATTatgtgaagtcagacagagaaacacaaatgtcAAACTTGGAATATGTGGAATAttccatatgtggaatctaaaaaaatgatacaaaggagcttatttacaaaatagaaacaagacttacagacacagaaaacaaacagggtTACTAAAGGGGAAGTGGGGAGTGATTAATTAGGAATTTAGGATTAACATAGACATAGTACTATGAACTAGATAACCAACTAGGACCCACTGCAGAGCACAGAAAACTacactcagtatcttgtaataacctatactgaaaaagaatctgaaaatgaatgtgtgtgtgtgttcagtcgttcagtcacgtccagctctttgcaacctcatggactgtagctcgtcagctcctttgtccatggaattttcaaggcaagaatcctggagcaggctgccatttcctactccaggggatcttcccaacccagggatcaaacccatgtctcttgcatatccctcactgacaggtggattctttaccacttcaccacctgggaagccgatatatgtatgtataactgagtcactttgctgtttaTGTGAaactaaacacaacattgtaactatactccaatttaaaaaaagaaaaaagagttctCCAGGTTCTCTTTCCTTTCACCCTACTCCAGTTCAGACCCCTCCCCATCTGTTCCTTCCTTTGTAGCTCCCAGCCTCCCCAAGGCCAGCAGTGGCCTTCCAATGCCCACTATCTTGTCTGGGCTCTCTGCCGAGCACCTCCTTCTTTGGGAAGTCTTCCTCCCTCCGGTGTCTCCCGACATCctaacttttctctttctcccaccACTCAAGCCTGGCTGCCTGCCCCTATGCCTTTTCATTGCTGGGCTTCTGATAGCTCTGTCTGAGCAGCCCTGTCAA
This genomic window from Cervus canadensis isolate Bull #8, Minnesota chromosome 4, ASM1932006v1, whole genome shotgun sequence contains:
- the CAMSAP3 gene encoding calmodulin-regulated spectrin-associated protein 3 isoform X2, encoding MVEAAPPGPGPLRRTFLVPEIKSLDQYDFSRAKAAASLAWVLRAAFGGAEHVPSELWEPFYTDQYAQEHVKPPVTRLLLSAELYCRAWRQALPQLEAPPSPSALLALLARRGTVPALPERPVQEADLRHQPILMGAHLAVIDALMVAFAFEWTKTLPGPLALASLEHKLLFWVDTTIRRLQEKTEQEAAQRASPVAPADGVAPAQPSCPTRWYWKLVPIRYRKDRAVARRAPCFPTVTSLQDLASGAALAATIHCYCPQLLRLEEVCLKDPMSVADSLYNLQLVQDFCASRLPRGCPLSLEDLLYVPPPLKINLMVLLAELFMCFEVLKPDFVQVKDLPDGHAASPQATEASTPQNNSGSSSPVFNFRHPLLSAGGPQSPLRGSTGSLKSSPSMSHMEALGKAWNRQLSRPLSQAVSFSTPFGLDSDVDVVMGDPVLLRSVSSDSLGPQRPVPARTPAQPPPETGDLPTIEEALQIIHSAEPRLLPDGAADGSFYLHSPEGSSKLPLASPYPPEGASKPLPDGPTKVPAYLPHPEGPSKPAPCPAGEVSKPPALPEGSPKVAASSPAASNSEVKMTSFAERKKQLVKAEVEAGSPVATPGAPEALSSEMSELGARLEEKRRAIEAQKRRIEAIFAKHRQRLGKNAFLQVQPREAGGEAEAELGPAPGGERPAGEGQGEPSPRPKAVTFSPELGPVPPEGLGDYNRAVSKLSAALNSLQRDMQRLTDQQQRLLAPPESSAAAPTPAAAAWVIPGPTTGPKAASPSPARRTPAARRSHGPGPSPGPSPTPRSPKHARPAELRLAPLTRVLTPPHDVDSLPHLRKFSPSQVPVQTRSSILLAEGPPPEEPTARPGLIEIPLSSLEEPAAEEEGDGSPPGAEDSLEEEASSEGEPRAGLGFFYKDEDKPEDEMAQKRASLLERQQRRAEEARRRKQWQEAEKEQRREEASRLAQEEVAPSPPAPTAPTASAVTPAPAARAPAEEEVGPRRGEFTRLEYERRAQLKLMDDLDKVLRPRAAGSGGPGRGGRRAPRPRSGCCDDSALARSPARGLLGSRLSKIYSQSTLSLSTVANEASSNLGVKRSTSRAPSPSGLMSPSRLPGSREREWDNGSNASSPASVPEYTGPRLYKEPSAKSNKFIIHNALSHCCLAGKVNEPQKNRILEEIEKSKANHFLILFRDSSCQFRALYTLSAETEELSRLAGYGPRTVTPAMVEGIYKYNSDRKRFTQIPAKTMSMSVDAFTIQGHLWQSKKPTTPKKGSSTPK